Proteins found in one Subtercola endophyticus genomic segment:
- a CDS encoding carbohydrate ABC transporter permease: MTATLTPPQEQKPAAETPAQKPKVPFKYRLNRFDMKASPYLYIAPFFILFGLVGLFPLGYTFVVSLNKWNLLTGPGGFVGLANYGAELTDPFFWNSLFNTVSIFLLSAVPQLIIAVVIAAVLDQNIRGKTFWRMSVLIPYVVTPVAVTLIFSSAFDEKYGAINNLLQFFHLNPIMWKTETFPSHVAIATMVNWRWTGYNALILLAAMQAVPRDIYESAALDGAGAIRRFFSMTLPSIRPTMIFVIITATVGGLQIFTEPKLFNPTTATPGGPQRQYQTTVLYLWDLAFNRQNFGKASAVAWLLFLIIVLFGLLNFLISRRIASTEAKSSKRKTARILAQYNENKIS, from the coding sequence ATGACCGCAACACTCACGCCGCCGCAGGAGCAGAAGCCCGCAGCGGAGACACCGGCGCAGAAGCCGAAGGTGCCCTTCAAGTACCGGCTGAACCGCTTCGACATGAAGGCGTCGCCGTACCTGTACATCGCGCCGTTCTTCATTCTGTTCGGGCTGGTGGGGCTCTTTCCCCTCGGATACACGTTCGTCGTCTCACTGAATAAGTGGAACCTGCTCACGGGCCCCGGTGGATTCGTGGGGCTGGCGAACTACGGCGCAGAACTCACCGATCCGTTCTTCTGGAACTCACTGTTCAACACCGTGAGCATCTTCTTGCTCTCGGCCGTGCCGCAGCTGATCATCGCCGTGGTGATCGCGGCGGTACTCGACCAGAACATTCGCGGCAAGACGTTCTGGCGCATGAGCGTGCTGATTCCTTATGTCGTCACCCCGGTCGCCGTGACGCTCATCTTCTCGAGCGCGTTCGATGAGAAGTACGGCGCCATCAACAACCTTCTGCAGTTCTTTCACCTGAACCCCATCATGTGGAAGACCGAGACGTTCCCCTCGCACGTGGCCATCGCCACGATGGTGAACTGGCGCTGGACGGGCTACAACGCCCTCATTCTGCTCGCGGCCATGCAGGCCGTTCCCCGCGACATCTACGAATCCGCCGCACTCGACGGCGCGGGCGCGATCAGGCGCTTCTTCTCGATGACGCTGCCGAGCATCCGCCCCACCATGATCTTCGTCATCATCACCGCGACCGTCGGCGGCTTGCAGATCTTCACCGAGCCGAAACTCTTCAACCCCACGACGGCCACGCCCGGCGGGCCGCAGCGGCAGTATCAGACCACGGTGCTGTACCTGTGGGATCTCGCCTTCAACCGGCAGAACTTCGGCAAGGCGTCAGCCGTGGCCTGGCTGCTGTTCTTGATCATCGTGCTGTTCGGGCTGTTGAACTTTCTGA